In Manis pentadactyla isolate mManPen7 chromosome 8, mManPen7.hap1, whole genome shotgun sequence, the following are encoded in one genomic region:
- the PNLIP gene encoding pancreatic triacylglycerol lipase, whose amino-acid sequence MASPSSPAMLLIWTLSLLLGAVAGKEVCFPRLGCFSDDSPWAGIVERPLKILPWSPKDVNTRFLLYTNENPNDFEEITADPSIITASNFKTDRKTRFIIHGFIDKGEESWLANMCKNFFQVESVNCFCVDWKSGSRTEYTQASQNIRIVGAEVAYFVEVLQSAFGYSPSDVHVIGHSLGAHAAGEAGRRTNGTIGRISGLDPAEPCFEGTPELVRLDPSDAMFVDVIHTDSLPIIPYMGFGMSQTVGHLDFFPNGGEEMPGCKKNLVSQIVDINGIWEGTRDFVACNHLRSYKYYSDSILNPSGFAGFSCASYKVFSANKCFPCPSEGCPQMGFYADRFPGRTNGVGQKFYLNTGEASDFARWRYKVTVTLSGRKVTGHVLVSLFGNKGNSKQYEIFKGTLKSGDTYSNEFDSDVDVGDIQKVKFIWYNYVINPTLPRVGASQVKVERNDRKEFNFCSQETVREDVLLTLSLC is encoded by the exons atgCTGCTAATCTGGACACTTTCACTGCTGCTGGGAGCAGTAGCAG GTAAAGAGGTTTGCTTCCCAAGACTTGGCTGCTTCAGTGATGATTCCCCGTGGGCAGGAATTGTGGAAAGACCCCTCAAAATATTGCCGTGGTCTCCAAAAGATGTCAACACCCGCTtcctcctatacactaacgagaACCCAAACGACTTTGAA GAAATCACTGCAGATCCATCAATTATCACGGCCTCCAACTTCAAAACGGATAGAAAAACCCGCTTTATTATTCATGGATTCATAGACAAGGGAGAAGAAAGCTGGCTTGCCAATATGTGCAAG AACTTTTTTCAGGTAGAAAGCGTGAACTGCTTCTGTGTGGACTGGAAAAGTGGCTCCCGAACCGAATACACACAGGCCTCACAAAACATCCGAATTGTGGGGGCAGAGGTGGCATATTTTGTTGaagttcttcag TCAGCCTTTGGGTACTCGCCTTCCGATGTCCACGTCATTGGCCATAGCCTGGGCGCCCACGCTGCTGGGGAGGCGGGCAGGAGGACCAACGGGACGATTGGACGAATCTCAG GGTTGGATCCAGCTGAACCCTGCTTTGAGGGCACACCCGAATTAGTCCGACTGGACCCCAGTGATGCCATGTTTGTGGATGTGATTCACACAGACAGTCTCCCTATAATCCCCTACATGG GGTTTGGAATGAGCCAAACCGTGGGCCACCTAGATTTCTTTCCAAATGGAGGAGAAGAAATGCCTGGATGTAAGAAGAACCTTGTCTCTCAGATTGTTGACATAAATGGAATCTGGGAAG GAACACGTGACTTTGTGGCCTGTAATCACTTAAGAAGCTACAAGTATTACTCGGATAGCATCCTCAACCCTAGTGGCTTTGCTGGATTCTCCTGTGCCTCTTACAAGGTTTTCTCTGCA aacaagtGCTTCCCCTGTCCAAGTGAAGGCTGCCCACAGATGGGTTTTTATGCTGATAGATTTCCTGGGAGAACAAATGGTGTGGGTCAGAAATTCTATTTAAACACTGGCGAGGCCAGCGATTTTGCAC GTTGGAGGTATAAGGTAACTGTGACACTGTCCGGAAGGAAGGTCACAGGACACGTGCTAGTTTCTTTGTTTGGAAATAAAGGAAACTCTAAGCAGTATGAAATTTTCAA GGGCACTCTGAAATCAGGCGATACTTATTCCAATGAATTTGACTCAGATGTGGATGTTGGAGATATACAGAAGGTTAAATTTATTTGGTACAACTATGTGATCAACCCAACCCTGCCAAGAGTGGGAGCATCTCAGGTCAAGGTGGAAAGAAATGATAGAAAAGA GTTCAACTTCTGTAGTCAAGAAACTGTGAGAGAAGACGTTCTGCTCACTCTCAGCCTATGTTAG